TCGGATATCGGCAAGAAGGTGGTGGTCGTCGGCGGAGGCAATACCGCGATCGATGCGGCCATGAGCTCTCTCAGGATGGGGGCCGATGTGACCATCCTCTACCGCCGGACCAAGAACGAGATGCCGGCCATCGAGCATGAGATCGCCCTTGCCGAGGAAGATGGGATTCAATTTGAATTTCTGGCCGCTCCGGTAGAAATCATCAAGAATGGAAACGGAAAGGCCGTTCAGCTCAAGGCCATTCGCATGGAACTGGGTGAACCGGATGCGTCCGGAAGAAGGCGGCCTGTTCCTCTGCCTGGCTCGGAATATACCATGGACGTGACGGCCGTTATATCGGCCATCGGCCAGACCCCGGATTATGAAGGACTGGAGAGGTTGAAGAACCAGAAGGGGTGGGTCACCGCTAATGAGGACGGAACCACCGATGTTCCCGGCGTTTTTGCAGGCGGGGATGTGACCGTGGGACTCGGGATTGCGACGCAGGCCATCGGCCTGGGCGCCAAGACCGCCCGCGCGATCCATCATTATCTGAGGGGAACCCAGCCGGAGAAGGCGGATGAACTTCCAGTGATCCGGTATGACAAGATGAATCTCAATCACTATGTCCCGCTGGAGAGAACCCAGGTTAAGTCTCTCCCTGTGGAAGAACGGAAAGACAACTTTAAAGAGATTCATTTCACGCTGGAGGAGGCACAGGCCGTTGAGGAATCCAAGAGATGCCTGAGCTGCGGCAAGTGTTTTGATTGTGACAACTGTTTCACCTACTGCTCCGACAGCGCGGTCAAAAAGCTCTCCAAGGATATGCCTGTGGGGCAGCACTATGAGTTCCACCTGGAGACCTGCCAGGGCTGCAAAAAGTGCGCCGAAGAGTGCCCCTGCGGCTATATCGACATGATCTAATATTTTGTCCTCCTGAAAAGAGGAGAAAATATTGTTCAAGATTCTTTAATGAAGTGGAGCGGCGCCAAGGAGTGGACCATGGAAGAGATAACCTTTAGTGAAATCATCAGCTATGCCAAGATCGCAGAAGACAACGCAAAGAAGTTTTACCTGGATGCGGCCGATATCGCAAGCCTGAGCCATGTGAAGGAATTTCTCAAGTCCCTGGCCGGCGAGGAACAGAGCCACTACGACCGCCTGGATGCCCTGCAGAAAAACCTCAAGAAAAAGGGTATCGTGCCGAAGGTGCATGAGGCTATTCATAACTTCGGGTACGCCGACTACATCAAACCTGCGGGTCAACTGGATGAAGGCGCCTCCTACAAGGATGTTCTGGAGGCGGCCATGGCCAAGGAGAAGGAAGCGATCCAGAGTTATGACAAGTTTTCCCGGTATGTGGATGATGCCGAGGCCAAGAAACTCTTCAATCTTCTGGCCCAGGAGGAGAAAAAGCATCTCAAGCGTTTTGAAGAGGAGTATGACGACCTCCAGGATCAGAAATATTAAACCGTAACCTGAGTGTAAGGTAGAAAACCGATGTTTGAAATATTAGAGAAGAAAGTCTGGTCCGATGAAGCGCCGAAGATCAAGGAATTCATGGTCAAGGCCCCGGAGATTGCGAAGGCCCATCACGCAGGCCAGTTCATCATCCTGATCGTGGATGAGCATGGGGAGAGAATACCGCTGACCATCGCCGATACGGACGTGCAGAGGGGGACCATCAATATCCTCTTCCAGGAGGTCGGGAAGTCGACGATGTGCCTCGGCCTGCTCAACAAAGGCGGCCGTATCCATCATGTCTCCGGGCCTCTGGGCAAGCCCACGCATATTGAGAAGTTCGGCACGGTGGTGTGCGTGGGCGGCGGGATCGGGATCGCCCCGGTCCATCCGATCGCCAAGGCCATGAAGGACGCCGGAAACAAGGTGATCTCGATCCTGGGTTCCCGCACCAGGAACCTTCTGATCTATGAAGATAAGATGAAAAAAGTCAGCCATGAGATCCGGATCACGACAGACGACGGGTCCTATGGCCGGCATGGCTTTGTCACGGACGAACTGAAGCATATGATCGAGGTGGAGAAGATCCCCATCGACTTGGTTGTGGTCATCGGGCCGCCCATCATGATGAAGTTCGTCTGCAAGGTCACGGAGCCGTATAAGATCAAGACCTTTGTCAGCTTGAACACAATCATGGTAGACGGGACCGGTATGTGCGGCGCCTGCCGGGTGACCGTGGGCGGAAAGACCAAGTTCGTTTGTGTGGATGGTCCTGAATTCGACGGCCATCAGGTTGATTTCGAAGAGATGATGATGCGCCAGCGGCAGTATCTTCCTGAGGAAAAACTGGCAAAAGAGATATGCGAGAAGCAGACCTGCCGCCAGGCTTGAAAGATTGAATCAAACCATTAAATGAGGATCAAGAGCAATTATGAGTGACGAGAAACCAACCAAAGGGAGGCAGGAGACAAAACCCAAGAAGCCGAAGATTCCCAGGCAGCCCATGCCGGAACAGGATCCCCATCAGAGAGCCAAAAATTTCAGTTCCGTAACCCTCGGCTATAAACTTGAACATGCCGTGACTGAGGCCTCCCGCTGTCTGCAGTGCAAGAAACCCTTTTGCATAACCGGCTGCCCGGTTTCAATCAACATCCCGAAGTTCATCAAACT
This genomic interval from Nitrospirae bacterium CG2_30_53_67 contains the following:
- a CDS encoding ferredoxin-NADP reductase, translating into MFEILEKKVWSDEAPKIKEFMVKAPEIAKAHHAGQFIILIVDEHGERIPLTIADTDVQRGTINILFQEVGKSTMCLGLLNKGGRIHHVSGPLGKPTHIEKFGTVVCVGGGIGIAPVHPIAKAMKDAGNKVISILGSRTRNLLIYEDKMKKVSHEIRITTDDGSYGRHGFVTDELKHMIEVEKIPIDLVVVIGPPIMMKFVCKVTEPYKIKTFVSLNTIMVDGTGMCGACRVTVGGKTKFVCVDGPEFDGHQVDFEEMMMRQRQYLPEEKLAKEICEKQTCRQA